Proteins from a single region of Chryseobacterium sp. T16E-39:
- a CDS encoding nitroreductase family protein, with product MNFLSKMKTRYTVKKYNSQGRISDEQIAQLKEILNLSPSSINSQPWNFVFVNDTKIKEQLAEASYFNKEKIADSNHLIVFQVLKNIEDFEKQIEENLPEGSINYYRTMVQPKGEAVIKSWLAHQVYLSLGVLLSACADMGIDSTPMEGIETDKYDGILKNDSYETLFAVAIGERSEHDSNHPAVTLKKRLESEKIIVEL from the coding sequence ATGAACTTTTTAAGCAAAATGAAAACAAGATATACTGTAAAAAAGTATAACTCACAAGGCAGAATAAGCGACGAACAAATTGCACAGTTAAAAGAGATTCTCAACCTGAGCCCTTCTTCTATCAACAGTCAGCCCTGGAATTTTGTTTTTGTAAACGATACGAAAATAAAAGAGCAATTAGCGGAAGCGTCCTATTTTAACAAAGAAAAAATAGCAGACAGCAACCATCTGATTGTTTTTCAGGTTTTAAAAAATATAGAAGATTTTGAAAAGCAAATAGAAGAAAACCTACCGGAAGGTTCTATAAACTATTACCGAACTATGGTTCAACCTAAAGGAGAGGCTGTTATAAAATCCTGGTTGGCTCATCAGGTATATCTTTCTTTAGGCGTTTTACTTTCAGCCTGTGCAGATATGGGAATAGACTCTACTCCAATGGAGGGAATTGAAACAGATAAGTATGATGGAATTCTAAAAAATGACTCTTATGAAACGTTATTTGCTGTTGCCATTGGTGAGAGGTCAGAACATGACTCTAATCACCCTGCAGTAACTCTAAAGAAAAGATTAGAATCTGAAAAGATCATTGTAGAATTGTAA
- a CDS encoding serine hydrolase, translated as MKQKISFFIFLLTVGVFNAQVEEKKLDELIQNTIKTFDVPGMSVGVIKNGQLIYSKGFGVRSLTSKQPMDENTLVGIASNSKGFTCTALAILADEGKLNWDDKVSKYLPEFQMYDPYVSQNVTIKDLVTHRAGLGLGQGDLMFFPEGGSVTVNDIVHNVRYLKPENPFRTTLDYNNIMFIVAGEVIHRVSGLNWAEFIEQRIMKPVGMTSSFGSYNRAKAVTNKIDAHAPVDGKAVAVPHDWNETGNAAGGILSNIKDMTTWAKFLLNNFTTKDGKKLVSDKQVQQLWSLQIPSNVAMKNPYDTSFYGYGMGWFLSDVKGHKQIQHTGGLIGTVTQFTLIPDMKLGIVVLTNQQSGAAFNTITNTLKDSYLGIADRNWLKTYSDRMAKMNGEFEKQKKDAFAKSEIFKKDKNLQPKADQFVGKYNDIWFGDVEITQEGSSYRISCKNSPRLKGEMLPYSNNTFIIKWDDRSYDADAYIIFNYDENGKAVSARLKPISDVTDFSFDFDDLDLRRK; from the coding sequence ATGAAACAGAAAATCTCTTTTTTCATTTTTCTTTTGACAGTAGGTGTATTCAATGCTCAGGTTGAAGAGAAAAAGTTGGATGAACTTATTCAGAATACGATAAAGACCTTTGACGTTCCCGGAATGTCTGTGGGAGTCATCAAAAATGGTCAATTAATCTATTCAAAAGGTTTTGGTGTCCGTTCTTTAACTTCAAAGCAACCGATGGATGAGAATACTTTGGTCGGTATTGCTTCAAATTCCAAAGGGTTTACCTGTACCGCACTGGCTATTTTAGCAGATGAAGGGAAACTGAACTGGGATGATAAAGTTTCAAAATATCTTCCAGAATTTCAGATGTATGATCCTTATGTTTCACAAAATGTTACTATTAAAGATCTGGTTACTCACAGAGCCGGATTAGGTTTAGGACAGGGAGATTTGATGTTCTTTCCTGAAGGGGGAAGTGTAACGGTGAATGATATCGTACATAACGTAAGATATCTGAAGCCTGAAAATCCATTCAGAACGACATTGGATTATAACAACATTATGTTTATTGTGGCCGGAGAAGTGATTCATAGGGTTTCCGGGTTAAACTGGGCTGAGTTTATCGAGCAGAGAATCATGAAACCTGTAGGCATGACATCCAGTTTTGGAAGCTATAACAGAGCAAAAGCTGTAACCAATAAAATTGATGCTCATGCTCCGGTAGATGGAAAAGCTGTTGCCGTTCCCCATGATTGGAATGAAACAGGAAATGCTGCCGGTGGGATTTTGAGTAATATCAAAGATATGACGACATGGGCGAAATTCCTGTTGAATAATTTTACCACCAAGGATGGGAAAAAATTAGTTTCTGATAAACAGGTTCAGCAGTTGTGGAGTTTACAGATTCCTAGTAATGTGGCGATGAAGAATCCATACGATACAAGCTTTTATGGATATGGGATGGGATGGTTTTTAAGTGATGTTAAAGGACATAAACAAATCCAGCATACAGGAGGATTAATAGGAACTGTTACACAGTTTACCTTAATTCCTGATATGAAGCTAGGTATTGTGGTTTTAACCAACCAACAGTCTGGAGCCGCATTCAATACAATTACCAATACACTGAAAGATTCTTACCTGGGTATAGCTGATAGAAACTGGCTAAAGACCTATAGTGATAGAATGGCAAAAATGAATGGCGAATTTGAGAAACAGAAGAAAGATGCTTTTGCCAAATCAGAGATTTTTAAAAAAGATAAAAATTTACAACCAAAGGCGGATCAGTTTGTAGGAAAATATAATGACATCTGGTTTGGCGATGTAGAAATAACGCAGGAAGGTAGCAGCTATAGAATTTCGTGTAAAAATTCACCGAGATTAAAAGGGGAGATGTTGCCTTATTCGAATAATACCTTTATCATTAAATGGGATGATAGGAGCTATGATGCAGATGCCTATATTATTTTTAACTACGATGAAAATGGAAAAGCAGTATCTGCAAGATTAAAACCCATATCAGATGTTACAGATTTCAGTTTTGATTTTGATGATCTGGACCTTAGAAGAAAATAA
- a CDS encoding winged helix-turn-helix transcriptional regulator, whose amino-acid sequence MYTIDNKTYPCCTSVTMKFIGGKWKAVILYHLIEGAKRYNEIRKEIPTITERTLSLQLKQLEEDGIISRKVFTEKPPLVVEYALTDFGETLLPVLNEITKWGNGAIEQSNKITRD is encoded by the coding sequence ATGTATACCATAGACAATAAAACATATCCGTGCTGTACCAGCGTTACCATGAAATTTATAGGTGGAAAATGGAAAGCTGTGATCTTATATCATCTCATTGAAGGTGCTAAAAGATACAATGAGATCCGGAAAGAAATCCCTACGATTACTGAACGGACATTAAGTCTCCAGTTGAAGCAGTTGGAGGAAGATGGAATTATCAGCAGAAAAGTTTTTACAGAGAAACCACCCTTAGTGGTAGAATATGCATTGACAGATTTTGGGGAAACGCTGCTTCCGGTCTTGAATGAAATTACAAAATGGGGAAATGGAGCAATAGAGCAATCAAATAAAATAACCAGGGATTAA
- the rsmD gene encoding 16S rRNA (guanine(966)-N(2))-methyltransferase RsmD, translated as MYRIISGRWKSKKISAPKHFDVRPTTDFAKEALFSILENTYDMQSISVLDLFAGIGSISLEFASRGCKDVFSVELNPKHTSFINSTASELDMSSQINVQRGDVTDWLKKFRNKKSFEIVFADAPFETEENKYQEILSLVLNNKYLKENGILIIEHQSRLKLDHPNLIDTRKYGNVSFSFFKPNTSDTDNQEI; from the coding sequence ATGTACAGAATAATATCAGGCCGCTGGAAATCAAAAAAAATATCCGCCCCAAAACACTTCGATGTAAGACCCACAACAGATTTTGCGAAGGAAGCTTTGTTTAGCATCCTGGAAAACACATATGATATGCAATCCATATCCGTATTGGATCTTTTTGCAGGCATAGGTTCTATTTCATTGGAATTTGCATCCAGAGGCTGCAAAGATGTTTTTTCTGTAGAGCTTAATCCTAAACATACCAGCTTTATCAATTCGACCGCTTCAGAATTGGATATGTCGTCACAAATCAATGTGCAAAGAGGAGATGTTACTGATTGGCTTAAAAAGTTCAGAAATAAAAAGTCATTCGAAATTGTTTTCGCCGACGCTCCCTTTGAAACAGAAGAAAATAAATATCAGGAAATCCTTTCTCTGGTTTTAAACAATAAATACCTGAAAGAAAACGGAATTTTGATTATAGAACATCAGAGCCGATTAAAGCTCGATCATCCTAATTTAATCGATACAAGAAAGTACGGAAACGTAAGTTTTAGCTTTTTTAAACCTAATACATCAGATACAGATAACCAGGAGATTTAA
- the murI gene encoding glutamate racemase: MKTKKQDYSHLSAKQPIGIFDSGVGGLTVAKEIKRLLPNEDLIYFGDTKHLPYGEKSREAIIEYSTKITNFLLEQNCKAIVIACNTATANALNEVMQAVAGKVPVIDVINPVAEKVSYEIHTNVGVIATKATVNSGLYKKSIRKHNKWIKVDELATPLLVPAIEEGFKNHPITHAIIYNYLSNSKLKNIETLILGCTHYPLLIDEIKQYYGNRVRVIDSPNIVASHLKIILDKYNLLNDQNIKPSYHFYLSDLTKNFEKISKKFFGKSIDLELKVL; the protein is encoded by the coding sequence TTGAAAACAAAAAAACAAGACTATTCGCATCTTTCAGCAAAACAACCTATCGGAATTTTTGATAGTGGAGTGGGAGGCCTAACGGTTGCTAAGGAGATAAAGAGGCTCCTTCCTAATGAGGACCTCATTTATTTTGGTGATACAAAACATCTTCCCTATGGAGAGAAGTCTCGTGAGGCAATTATAGAATATTCTACAAAGATTACTAACTTTCTGTTGGAACAGAATTGTAAGGCAATTGTTATTGCCTGTAATACTGCGACGGCAAACGCTTTAAACGAAGTTATGCAGGCCGTAGCTGGAAAAGTTCCCGTTATTGATGTTATTAATCCTGTTGCGGAAAAAGTATCTTATGAAATTCATACTAATGTTGGAGTAATTGCGACGAAGGCGACTGTAAATTCGGGTTTGTATAAAAAGAGTATCAGAAAGCATAATAAATGGATCAAAGTAGATGAGTTGGCAACACCATTATTGGTGCCTGCTATAGAAGAAGGCTTTAAAAACCATCCTATCACACATGCGATCATTTATAATTATTTAAGCAATAGCAAATTAAAAAATATTGAAACCCTGATTTTAGGCTGTACGCATTATCCCTTGTTAATTGATGAGATCAAGCAATACTATGGGAACCGGGTTAGGGTTATTGATTCGCCTAATATCGTTGCAAGTCATTTAAAAATTATTTTGGATAAATACAACCTTTTAAATGATCAGAATATAAAGCCAAGCTATCATTTCTATCTTTCAGATTTGACGAAAAATTTCGAAAAGATTTCTAAAAAATTCTTTGGTAAAAGTATTGATCTTGAATTAAAAGTATTATAA
- a CDS encoding DUF3822 family protein yields the protein MNVLNLLFTKDGLIYQIARNKSILEEKSYFVNEESPENFIADKLDEVLIKQRFDEISVISAFNHFMLMPEGFSEHETGYDLIAFNAPVDKENEELMLSLNKKFRIQFYYTFPKNFYRKIKELAIPVHFNFSGEKFLNSINHKSNKEIHINLYHNQCEFFAIDNKKLILYNNLDVNSEVDFLYFVMFTLSKIGFGINETNFYAYGETTENETFISELQKFVKNLKIVFDNVPNKNFILN from the coding sequence ATGAACGTACTCAATTTACTTTTTACAAAAGACGGATTAATCTACCAAATTGCGAGAAACAAAAGCATTTTGGAGGAAAAGTCTTATTTCGTCAATGAAGAGTCTCCTGAAAATTTTATTGCTGATAAACTGGATGAAGTGTTAATCAAGCAGCGATTTGACGAGATTTCTGTCATTTCTGCTTTTAATCATTTTATGTTAATGCCTGAAGGTTTTTCAGAGCACGAAACCGGATATGATCTCATTGCATTCAACGCACCTGTAGATAAAGAAAATGAAGAACTAATGCTTTCCCTGAATAAAAAATTCAGGATCCAGTTTTATTATACTTTTCCTAAGAACTTTTACAGGAAAATAAAAGAATTAGCTATTCCTGTTCATTTTAATTTCTCCGGTGAAAAGTTTCTCAATTCTATCAATCATAAAAGCAATAAAGAAATTCATATTAACCTTTATCATAATCAATGTGAGTTTTTCGCTATTGACAACAAGAAACTTATTTTATATAATAACCTTGATGTGAATTCAGAGGTAGATTTTCTTTATTTTGTAATGTTTACACTAAGTAAAATAGGTTTTGGAATTAATGAAACCAATTTTTATGCTTATGGAGAGACTACGGAAAACGAAACTTTCATTTCTGAATTACAAAAATTCGTAAAGAATCTAAAAATTGTATTCGATAACGTTCCTAATAAGAATTTCATACTTAATTAG
- a CDS encoding metallophosphoesterase family protein produces the protein MTKILLLSDSHSYIDDRILAYAKDADEIWHCGDFGSFEIIEQLEKIKPLKGVYGNIDNAKIRSEFPEVSRFFCENLEVLMIHIGGYPGKYTPLAKKEIGEKAPKLFISGHSHILKAMFDSKNNLLHLNPGACGKQGWHKIRTMMRFVVDDQEVKDLEVIELGPK, from the coding sequence ATGACTAAAATCCTCCTTCTCTCCGATTCCCATTCCTATATTGATGATCGCATTTTAGCATACGCCAAAGATGCAGACGAGATCTGGCATTGTGGAGATTTTGGCAGTTTTGAAATCATCGAACAGCTTGAAAAAATCAAACCCTTAAAAGGTGTTTACGGAAATATCGATAATGCTAAAATCCGCTCCGAATTTCCGGAGGTGAGCCGTTTTTTCTGTGAAAACCTTGAAGTTTTAATGATACATATTGGAGGTTATCCGGGAAAATACACGCCATTGGCTAAAAAGGAAATTGGTGAAAAAGCTCCAAAACTATTTATTTCCGGACATTCTCATATTTTAAAAGCAATGTTCGATTCCAAGAATAATTTGCTCCATCTTAATCCGGGGGCTTGTGGAAAACAGGGATGGCACAAAATAAGAACGATGATGCGTTTTGTGGTTGATGATCAGGAAGTAAAAGATTTGGAAGTTATAGAATTAGGACCTAAATAG
- a CDS encoding Smr/MutS family protein — MKIGDQVSVVDEDLSGVVTSVKGNIVVLKDEYGFTHQYPKEKLVPKNASLYQDIQVIKKAEPKKIISKKHQKEAIILDLHFHNLVKNPNDYDGFERLFIQKEKLLEVIAFCRKNHLKRLEIVHGIGDGVLQRMVFDVLESQTHLDFYNKEILHHQSGAVMVEFH, encoded by the coding sequence ATGAAAATTGGTGATCAGGTTTCTGTAGTAGATGAAGATTTAAGCGGAGTTGTAACTTCAGTAAAAGGCAATATTGTTGTTTTAAAAGATGAGTATGGATTTACCCATCAATATCCAAAGGAAAAGCTTGTTCCAAAAAACGCGTCCCTATATCAGGATATTCAGGTCATTAAAAAGGCTGAACCCAAAAAAATAATATCAAAAAAACATCAAAAGGAAGCCATTATTTTAGACCTCCACTTTCACAATCTGGTCAAAAACCCAAATGATTATGATGGTTTTGAAAGACTTTTCATTCAAAAAGAAAAACTATTGGAGGTGATTGCTTTTTGTAGAAAAAATCACCTTAAAAGGCTGGAAATCGTTCATGGTATTGGTGACGGAGTGCTTCAAAGGATGGTTTTTGATGTCCTGGAAAGCCAGACCCATCTGGATTTTTATAATAAGGAGATACTTCACCATCAATCAGGTGCTGTAATGGTAGAATTTCACTAA
- a CDS encoding DUF4139 domain-containing protein, producing MRINLLFFFLLVGALHYAQKPIFTKAKVNAVNVYRSSAELQNLAGFSLPAGMSEVVITNISDDIEEKSLQININNKNVSILSSQFTDDYSSEYDMDKTNPMIKRVTDSITIVENLVSKSNIELEANNKTLELLDKNQTVLVGSNTSNVSQLMQLTEFYKNKRVEISNAINLINKKNTELQKKLVRLKSSLKINSEMEETSSDGVLILKLMSSAAVTVKAEINYLARNASWQPFYEVRGNKLSEPLDIIFKAKIKQDTGLDWKGVKLSLINGRASRKNTAPVLSPWFLNSYKNEEKALVGRVYGVQTDTTAKEQEIEEVVVTAVGFTSVENQFNISFDVDVPYDILGNNQDHLINLKQIKVPAIYKYYAIPKYNNDAFLIAKIKDFNKFNLISAPATVVFENMFIGETNIKPDQTSNELSITLGDDKKISILKELIDDKNSVKIFSSYQEKTYTYDIVVRNNKKDLIDMELKDLIPLSKDDSVKVELLQSDNAEIDKEKGYMTWKVKISPSETKKFRVSYKVRYPKDYSISNLN from the coding sequence ATGAGAATAAATTTATTATTTTTCTTCCTATTGGTGGGTGCCTTACATTATGCCCAAAAGCCAATTTTTACGAAGGCAAAAGTTAATGCAGTGAATGTATATAGAAGTTCAGCAGAGCTACAGAATTTAGCCGGTTTTTCTCTTCCAGCTGGCATGTCGGAAGTTGTAATCACTAATATTTCTGATGATATCGAAGAAAAATCACTGCAAATAAATATTAATAATAAAAATGTATCTATTCTGTCTTCCCAATTTACAGATGACTACAGCTCTGAATATGATATGGATAAGACGAATCCGATGATTAAAAGGGTAACAGACAGTATAACTATAGTAGAGAATCTTGTTTCAAAATCCAATATAGAATTAGAAGCGAATAATAAAACTCTTGAACTTTTGGATAAGAATCAAACTGTTTTGGTTGGTAGCAATACTTCAAATGTTTCACAGTTAATGCAATTGACAGAATTCTATAAAAATAAAAGGGTTGAAATAAGCAATGCTATCAATCTAATTAATAAAAAGAACACTGAACTTCAAAAAAAGCTCGTAAGATTAAAAAGCAGTTTGAAAATAAACTCTGAAATGGAAGAGACATCTTCAGATGGAGTTCTAATTTTAAAATTGATGAGTAGTGCTGCTGTGACCGTGAAAGCCGAGATAAATTATTTGGCTAGGAATGCTTCGTGGCAGCCTTTTTATGAAGTAAGGGGGAATAAGCTGTCCGAGCCTTTAGATATTATATTCAAGGCTAAAATAAAACAAGATACCGGATTAGACTGGAAAGGAGTAAAGCTATCCTTAATTAATGGAAGAGCCTCTCGCAAGAATACTGCACCGGTATTGAGTCCCTGGTTTCTAAATTCTTATAAGAATGAGGAAAAAGCTCTTGTAGGGAGAGTATACGGTGTTCAAACCGATACTACGGCTAAAGAACAAGAGATAGAAGAAGTTGTTGTTACAGCGGTAGGATTTACCTCTGTTGAAAACCAATTTAATATTAGTTTTGATGTGGATGTTCCATATGATATATTAGGTAATAACCAAGATCATCTCATTAATCTGAAGCAAATAAAAGTTCCTGCTATTTATAAATATTATGCAATTCCAAAATATAATAATGATGCATTTTTAATTGCAAAGATTAAAGATTTTAATAAATTCAATCTGATTTCAGCGCCTGCTACGGTAGTGTTTGAAAATATGTTTATTGGAGAAACAAATATTAAACCGGACCAAACCAGCAATGAACTTAGCATCACTTTAGGGGATGATAAAAAAATAAGTATTCTAAAAGAACTTATTGATGATAAAAATAGTGTCAAGATATTTTCATCTTATCAGGAAAAAACATACACGTACGACATTGTGGTGCGTAATAATAAAAAAGATCTTATAGATATGGAACTTAAAGATCTAATTCCTCTTAGTAAAGATGATTCAGTAAAAGTTGAACTCTTGCAAAGTGATAATGCTGAAATTGATAAAGAGAAAGGTTATATGACCTGGAAGGTGAAGATCTCTCCATCTGAAACCAAAAAATTCAGAGTGAGCTATAAAGTAAGGTATCCAAAGGATTATTCGATCAGTAATCTTAATTAA